Part of the Nicotiana sylvestris chromosome 2, ASM39365v2, whole genome shotgun sequence genome, ggcttttgaatgaccaatccgaaaactgatTAGCCGTGGTATTTTTACGATATAATTGGCTGAGTGAAAGGCCTGACTCGATCTGGCAAAATATAAAGATATAGTAGTAATAGTAGCAAGTAGTGTAATAATGATAAGTGGTCTTAATTAGCAATTGCATCTGTTAGCCGAAGTTTGCGCATCCTCCTATTTTTACCATGCCCCTAACATGTTGTCAGAAAATGTAAAACTGCTTCTATCTATCTTCTGCATCTTCCTCAGATCCCCTTACCCCATCTTCGCCCCATTTCTGGATTTAACATCAAGTTATAGAGTTATCCCTCTCTTTCCTAAACAATAAGACAACACCACAGAAAATCTACCTATTCCTAGCTCCTATTGCCGCTCCCAAATTGAAGAATACAAAACAAAAAGATTCCATCTTTTTACCCCCAAAAGCGGCCAAGTCCAAATCAGAGGAATTTACTGAGAAGAAAACATCTTTGTATAAGGTCCGGTGTGCTGAATCCTATGTTTCTTTCATAAAACTCTTGTCTATCTGTCTGTAAGCAAAGCTTAAATACAACTACGATCCACATACCTGCTAGCTAGATCGGAAAGATCCAGATAGTATTGTAATCATCAATGGGGTCTTCTCAGTCGGTAGCCGTACCCTCTGAGGAAGATGAAGAgcaagaagatgaagaagaagaagatggcgAGCACGAGGAGAATGATACCCCAGATGAGAGACGTCAATTATTAGGTGGTGACGACGATACTACTCTGCTCAAGAAGGTTCTGGAACAAGAGCCCGAGATGTTACCTTGCCACGCCTCTGCATCTCCTCTCTCCCCTCAGCTCTCCTCTTTCGGTACCCCTCGTTTGGGCCCTTCCATTAAGGTGTGGGACCCTTATAATGTCCTGGCTCCCCCGCCCCCACTTCCGCCTCCCCCTCATTTCCACCGCACCTTCTCCTCTGATTCTGTGGATGACGATAGGACCCTCACCGAAGTCTATTTGATTAGTAATGGCGAGTGTCATATGAATTTAAGGCCTGATTTGATTGCCGGCCGATGTCCCGAGGCTGCACTTACCCCTAATGGTAAGCGCCAAGCCAGAGCTTTGGCTGTTTTCCTCAAGTCTCAAGGGATTCGTTTCAATTCTATGTATACATCTCCCTTGGATCGGGCTCGAGCTACTGCCCTCTCTGTTTGCCAGGTATCTTCATTCTTTTCTCGTCCCTGTGATTGCTTTTATGTGAATGTCAGTTTCTCCGATTATGATTGCTATTGATTATCTAACTACTAAGCTCTGATCTTTTGGATTTGATTGGAAATGTCAGAAATAATATCCCTTTGCTTCCAAATTCCTATTTTTGTGGGCCGGAAAAAAAATGAAACACTTCACCAACCAATTGATGTAAAGTCCTATATGTTATACAATTATCAGCTGTGGGAGAACATGATTTTTCTTCATCAGTTCTAGGCAGATGCATGTTTCCTTTCGTTACTTGTAAGGTTTTCCTCTTATAGTGCTCCAGTAATTGTCAGGAGGCATAGTGATGCAGCTTTAAAAGAAACCATTTGAATTTGTTAGTTGCTTTAGTTTCAGGATTTATATGGCTGTGACTGTCTCAGTTGTTTGGATTTGGCAAGTTTGTAGTTGGAATTTCGTACTACTAGGAGTTTGAACAAAGGTGAGCCCAAACAACATATTAAAAGGTAACTTTTGGTTTCAGATGATCTCGGGATAACAGTTACTTTGGGGATAAAAGTTAGTCCAATTCCTCTAGTAGAAAGTACTAACAAGATTCATACCGGAGGAAAACAAATACTATCATTGAAAACAGAAAAGGGAAACTAATTGTATCTATCTGGGATAGGTAGAGTGTACTATATTATCATCCTATATTACATTTCCACACAGTGCTTTAAAAATATCATACCTGTGCATAGTGTATCAGCGAAAGGGACAGCAAGATTAGTACCGCAAAGAAGAATTGCATAGTCTGTAGTCGTGAAAGCCATAATTGGCTTCTCAGCAGACTTTGCGTGTCAAAAGCATTCTTACTGCCTTGACCACTAGCAAATCCAAAGATTATGTTGCTGTTCTTTCAGAGCAGCTGAGCCGTAGTTTAGCATCACATCTCAGAATTATGCAAGCTGCAAGGAAGCCCAACGTCGAGCTTCTTCACTTTTTAAGTTCTGCAATAAAAGCTTACTCTCTCTTGTATCTAGTTATGTGTATTAAAATTGATTTAAAAGTTGAATCTTTTCCATTCTTAGTGATGCATAGTATGAAGTTTTCTATGGGGATGATGATGCAAATTTCGACTGTAAGTAGAACACCTGAATTGGCTAAGTCCCAGGGATTAAGTGTaacatgttttttttaataaccGATTTAGTATAACATATTATTAGCATGCTGTGTTAAGGCCTTGTAATTTTGGTAATGTATGGATTCATCTGTTAACTGTGCAGGAATTGAACTTTTCAGAGGAACGTATACAATCCTCTGATGCACTACTGGAAATGAGTCAGGGGCATTGGGAGGGATGCCACCGCTCGGATATATTTACACCTGAAACAATTAGTCTAATGGAAAGGTTCCAGCCTGATTTTTCAGCACCATCTGGAGAGTCACTGAGGCAGGTGGAATTTCGGATGGTACAATTCCTAAATGGAACTGTTATGGCATTGCCTGAAAAATTCAGATCTGATTTCTCCCCACCAGATCAGAGTGAGAGCCAGGCTTTCTCAAACCGTGGTTCTCATGCACTTGTCAATTCAGTTCATGACCGAGATGGGCCGCCTTCATTCTCATCGTCTCATTGGGATTTGCACCACAGGAACCGACAAGGACTTTCGAGGAAGAAGTCTGGAAAGAGTAGGCTTCAGATCGTGACAACTACTGGGGATCATGAGGCTGATGATGAGATGTCACCTCGAGAACCCATTAATCCTAACTCCATCCGTGATTTAAATGTGCAAATCACTACTAATGTTTCTCAATGCATTGGTATTTTTACTCATTCAATCCCAATCAAGTGTCTTCTTACTGCCCTCCTTGGCTGCAGTGCAATGATGTCAAGTAAGATATGCATAGATGATTCTTCTGTTACGGTGCTACAGCATTCCTGGAAATTGGGATGGCAGATCAAGAGAATGAACGATACTGCACATCTTAGGCTTCTGTAGTAAATTATTCTATTCGGCAGCTGAGATCACTGAGAAAATTCAAGTATTTTGGCTTTAATTAGGGAGTTCTTCAAAGCATTCACGGGATGTGTATTCTACAACCAGAGTCAGATCACTGGATGATACTTTTGATGATTATCAATTTCTTTTGCAAAATTAATTCCACTTCTCCAACTGCATACTGAAACTGAGTTTGAGTTGGAACCACGGGTGTGGATTATTGTTTCAGTTTGTAGCATTTTAAATTATTGATATTGTAGGGCATTTCTGGTGTGGCTTTATAATAAGCTGTTGAAAAAATCAGGCTGAGTTTGTTCTGTAGTAGCTTTCTTTTCCTATTATTGATTTTTACTTGCTAGTAATGCTTGGCGATCTTTTACTTATAAAGGTTTATGCTTGGAAGATTTAAACCCCCCAAATCCCAATTCGTGGTTAGGCGCTACTACTAAGCAGCAGGGACGGAGTTAGAAGTCCGAATATAGGTTTGGCCGAATCCAGTTATCACCACTTAAATTCGTCGTTCTAAAATCTAGAACCCATAGATTTAAAATTGTGGCTCCGCCTTTGCTACTAAGTACTATCTAACAAAAATTGCAAACCACATTAGTAGTCGTTTGAACTGGTTATACAAATTAAACAGTTCCAAGCCACAAGTGCAACCCTTTCCACTGTATGAATGAATGAAGAATACCAATTTGGCTCCACTCTGTACAGTCTCCTACTTGTGTCGACGCCAATATTCCACAAATCCTAACTTGGCCAAGTTCTTCAACAGATACTTAGACAAATCCGATGTGTTCTCGTGGAACTTTATCATTGCCGACTTGGCTCGGAGCGGTGACTCCGTCGAAGCCCTTCGAGCTTTCTCTTCCATGCGAAAGCTTTCTCTCAAACCAAACCGTTCCACCTTCCCATGTGCCGTCAAATCCTGTTCCTCCCTTTCCGATCTCACTTCCGGCAAGCAGACCCACCAACAAGCTCTCATCTTTGGTTATGAAACCGACCTTTTTGTATCCTCCGCTCTCATTGATATGTACTCCAAGTGTGGTCAACTTGCTGATGCGCGAAAGCTGTTTGATCAAATTCCTCAAAAGAATGTTGTTTCTTGGACCTCCATGATAACTGGCTACGTCCAAAATGACCAACCCCATGAAGCGCTCTCGCTTTTTAAAGAGCTCTTGGCGGGCCAAGCAGAGGAACTAGTTTCTCTTGACTCGGTTTCCATGGTTTCCGTGCTATCCGCTTGTTCTCGTGTTTCAGGAAAGACCCTTACCCAAGGGCTCCATGGCTTTGTCACAAAAAGGGGATTCGATGAAGACCTGGGAGTTGGGAATACGTTAATTGATGCCTATGCTAAGTGCGGTGAGGTTGATTTATCCAGGAAGATGTTTGATGTGATGCCTGCGAAGGACATCATTTCATGGAATTCCATGATCGCAGTTTATGCTCAGCACGGACTTTCATCTCAGGCACTGGAAATTTTTCGTTCCCTGGCGTGGGATAGAGAGGTTGACTACAATGCTGTCACCTTATCAGCCGTGCTGTTGGCTTGTGCACATTCAGGAGCTCTTCAGGCTGGCAAGTGCATACATGATCAGGTACTTCAGGACTAACCCACCTTTACAACTGCTGCATTCTTTCTGACTCCTTATTTTTTAACTGTATTGATGTTCTTAGTTGTCTGTTGGGCTTTGATCTCTTTAGGTTATAAAAATGAACCTAGAGGATAATGTATATGTGGCTACGTCCATGATTGACATGTACTGCAAATGTGGAAGATTAAGGATGGCGAGGAATGCATTCAATCGGATGAAGGAAAAGAATGTGAAATCATGGTCTGCCTTGATTGCAGGTTATGGTATGCACGGTAGAGCCAGGGAAGCCCTTCAAGTATTTTACGAGATGAACTTAGCTGGGGTAAAACCAAATTATATTACCTTTGTCTCTGTCCTAGCAGCTTGTAGCCATGCTGGGTTGCTGGATGAAGGGTGGTATTGGTTTAAGGCCATGGAGCCTAGATATTGCATACAACCAGGAGTGGAGCATTATGCTTGCATGGTTGATCTTCTTGGACGTGCTGGTTTCCTTGCCAAGGCATATAATTTGATAGAAGAAATGAAGGTGACGCCTGACTTTGTTGTTTGGGGTTCTCTTCTAGCTGCATGCAGGATGCACAAGAATGTCGACCTTGGGGAGATTGCTGCTAGGAACTTGTTTGAATTAGACTCAACAAACTGTGGGTATTATGTTTTGCTCTCGAACATATATGCTGATGCTGGGAGGTGGGGAGATGTAGATAAGATGAGGATACTTATGAAAAATCGTGGATTAAGTAAACCTCCTGGGTTCAGCCTGCTTGAACTCAAAGGCAGGGTGCATGCATTTCTTGTTGGTGATAGAGAACACCCTCAACATGAGAAGATTTATGCATATTTGGAAGAATTATCTGTAAAGCTGCAGATAGCTGGCTATGTACCCAACATGACATCTGATCTTCATGATGTTGAGGAGGAAGAGAAAGGACTGACATTACGAGTTCATAGTGAGAAGCTCGCTGTTGCTTTTGGGATTATGAATTCCGTCCCTGGTAGTACAATTCAGGTGATTAAGAATCTTAGGATATGTGGAGACTGTCATACAACAATTAAGCTAATTGCCAAGATTGTTAATAGGGAAATTGTAGTCAGAGATGCAAAGAGATTTCACCATTTTAAGGATGGCTTGTGCTCCTGTGGGGACTATTGGTGATTCAAGCATTGAACAAAATTTCATGTTCGCCGACTAATCGACTTCCAGGTGTTGTCATATGATCTGCAGTGGTGCTTAAAGTGATAGAGATTCGCAGCAGAATTGATCTTCTTCAATTGTGCGTCAATCTCACACTAGGTagtcggctatatgaatcctccATATCCATCTCGCTCTATTCCTCATTATTCAACAGAATTTGTCATAGCTCGGCTACTTTTATGCTGGTCTTATGCAGGATACTAATATCCGATTAATATTTCCCTGTTGTGTGGTATGTACAAGACCAAAAGAGAGAAAGCGGATCAATAAGAAGAAGTTGGACAGAAAGTAAAGGTAATTTTCTTTCTGTGAATTCATTGTCTGCTCGACTCTTCACTATTCAACCTCTTGTATCCACTATGGAGAAAGCTGAGTCTTGTTTGTTTAAAACGAACATGTCATTTGGGTTGTCCAGAGTTTTGTGCCTATTTTTGTTTACATCAATTTTGGAATTCTGCCAGCATTAGCAATACTGTTTTTCACCTTGTGACAATGTTAGTTTTTTTGACTGGTGGATATTAAGGTATGTAAGAAAACAGTAAATATTGAAGGCGGATATGATTTTGGTGGTTGTTTTGAGTGCTGAAGCTTGTAGTTTACGTGTTGTTTTAAGCAAATGATATGAAATACTAGAGGtatgtcttgttattgatatgaAAATGACTTATTCCATAAATGACAATCATCTCACTATTTGGTGCAAAAATTCTTATTAATGAAAACATTAATAATACCAAATAGTGAAAATAATAGTACTGTCTTTAAGAATAATTTCAAAGGAAAACTTAATGTTATaccaaaatgataaaaagaaaataataacatGTTGATGCCTGTTTGTTTCTATTcaagagagataaagaagaagaaaaaatgaaaaagtagCACTGTAGTAGTTCCAACTTGCCTTTTGGCTAATCTGAATtgatctttaaaaaaaaaaatttaagaagaaaattTTCAAGTGGTACACTTGAACTGGGCCGTGTAAATGTCATTTGGTGGGTGAGTGCTCCAATTTTATTCCCAGCTCCGTTGGAATAACTGTATTGATTCTCCCGATGTAACACTCCAAGGGAATATACCGCTGAGGTCCTCCATTCGAATTTACCATCATGCCCATACTTGCAGACCTGCTTCATGAGCATGCCAATACGTATTAACAATACGTGACAAGGAAAGATTggtctgatggtaagcaacctccacttccaaccaagaggttgtgagttcgagtcaccccaagagcaaggtggggagttcttggagggaaggatgccgagggtctatttggaaacaacctctctaccctagggtaggggtaaggtctgcgtacacactatcctccccagaccccactagtgggattatactgggttgttgttgttgttgagtgaGCCTTGGAAAAATTTATTTCACGCAGCACATGACTTCATCAGTATTCAAACAAAAGAGAGATCAAAACATATATTACCGACCGGCAATTAAGTTAACTAATCCCAATATCTTCACTCTACGGCATTCAAGTTAACAATGCAATAATCCTGTTAGATCATTTGCCTATTAAACTAGTGAACCCTTATTTCCAGTAAATATTTTCAATTGCAAACAaaataactattttttttaacaCAAACAATGAGCAACAAGTTGAATAGCATTTCACAATAGCTAAAACCATAACAATATGAAATGCATGTATTGATTCATGCAAAGATGTTCATCTCGTTACCATGTAGGTAATGATTATGTTGTTATATCCGTTGTTTCCACACAGAGGCGGAGTCAAGATTTGAAGCTAATGGATTCAGAATTTTTGCCTTCTTAAATTACTGAGTTctaaatataatttatatatttgcAATAACTTTCTTTAGACAAATATAAGATTTGAACCAAAATTAGTGGGTTTGGCTGAACCCATAATCGACATGCTAGCTCCGCCGGGGACCTCATTCACTTAGAAGAATACATTGCTAGACTTCTGAATTttaccttcttctttttttaccaCAAATATCACAATATATACACTGCACAAATGCAACAACGTTTCCCAACTTAGCAAAATGAAGTAAGTTCGATTAAGGACTGGGAAATGAAGGAAATGAAAGACTGCTGATACTCACTCCATTGGAGCTCCCTAAATGATTAGCGGAAGCTGAGAAGCAATTCAATTTGAAATTGTCGTTTATTCACTGCAAGTGTCTTTCTATATTTTCTCTGATATCTCTACGCCTATTTACTTGTCTGTGAAAAGCAAAAGTCTTGTCTAGTTAGTCATAAATTACTTAAACTAGTATAGATTTACGCAGGTTGCATATAAAAGACGAAATAGGTATTATTTTTAGTGGCCACAAGGCTTATTTCAAGAGGCAAAAAAGATAGAGGGACTTGTGACTTAAGTCATATGTTCAAACCCTGTTTCATGCGAACTAATCCTGATATTTAAGTGAAAGAGACTGAAGGTAGATGATGAGTCCATCGTTTCGAATTTCGAAGACCAGAACAAATTTCTTGGTTATAAACAATTATTCATTTTTAACAGGTGAAGGGTGAAAATTGGTTTGGTAAAATGTGATGCATTTTATTTAACACAAAAATGATGGCATGATTAACGGCTCATTTgattaggaaagaaacaaatgatGGCGGGGGCATAAAGGTAAATTGAGACACTAGGGCCGGTACACACTGTATTGGTCACTCCGTGTAAATAACGCAAAGAGCATGGCTGATTGGTCAGTATAAAAACGTGGAAATTTTTATTGTActatgtgttttaggtccaaagaGCTATTGGGAGAGCGAGAGGAGAAGGTTTTCAGTCCTCTGCAACCCTCGCCCATTTCTCCTCGCTTCCGATCTCTCTCTGCGCCGTCACAAACTCATTTCGCCATGGAGAACTCACGCCGTCAGTCTCTTCTTCCAAGCTTCCTCTACACTCCATcttcgttttcttctttcactCCCAAAACCTTTGCTGTTACCGAGAACACCACCAGTGTGTTGCCTGCTGCACAGCCGTCGTCCACCAACAAGAGCTTTGTGATTCCTGCACCTAGCGAACCTGGAAAGATCGAGATGTACTCGCCGCAATTCTACGCTGCCTGTACCTTCGGTGGTATCCTCAGCTGTGGTCTCACTCACATGGCTGTCACTCCGCTTGATCTCGTCAAATGTAACATGCAGGTCTCGATCCAATTTCATTTACGCTTTGCTTTTCAGATCTGTCCATTTCTGACGCGATCGTTGACTTctcaactcttttaaacatcattATATGctcctttttttttgtgtgtgtgtagaTCCGATATATACTCTTCTGGCTTGAATATCATTGCGCATGTTCTAGATCTAAATTTGTAACGTGACTAGCAGGACTGATTTTATTGGCAAAAGTAGTTGATTGGTGATTTCTCTGTATAGAGGAGGAGGgcgttattattttgtttaaGATTTAATTGGAAATTATTATTTCAGATCTTAGTCTATCATGTGTGTAGTAGTTTgaatgattttaaatgtgaaatGTTCCTCTACATGTGACAAAGCGAGGAAGCAAGTCTGCCTTTTCATTTAATTTTGATTTGTATTATCTTTAGATATATGGAAAGGGGAAGGAGTGTGCTATTCAGACTTGGCTGTTTCCCATCTCATCCTTCACATGTCACTTTTGCTGATTATGATTGTGCAGTTTGTCAACACGAGACTGTATTGGACTCTCATGCTATTATAGTATTAGTCTCAGTGCTTTTTAACCCTGAACCTTGCTAAACTATCCTACTCGGTCACTGAGTCGTATTATTGCTTAAGAGTCTTATCTGCAGCATTAGCTAAAGGTTTTCAAGTAGATTGAGGAAATGGCATTTGAAAACATGGATAGCTTTTTCTTAGATTTGTGATAAAGAGCTTCATTTTTACATGTTTGGACATTGTGCTCGTAATGGTCCTAGATATTTTACTGTACTGACTTTCCTTCCCAATGGGATAGTTTCTCATTTGCTAGCTTCCCCTTTTACTTTTCTTAACTATGGTATGATGTCTTCATGTGTGAAACTATTCCCTTGGTAATtaaattgtttttattttcttaccGAGCATTAGTAATGAATTATCTAAACTGACTGAAATTTCATAAATTCCTAGATTGACCCCGCGAAATACAAGAGCATATCATCTGGATTTGGAGTGCTGCTTAAGGAACAAGGTGCTAAGGGCTTCTTCAGGGGATGGGTTCCTACTCTTCTGGGTTACAGTGCTCAGGGTGCATGCAAGTTTGGATTCTATGAATTCTTCAAGAAGTACTACTCTGACCTTGCTGGAGCAGAAAATGCTGCAAAGTACAAGACTCTGATATACCTTGCTGGTTCTGCATCTGCGGAAGTGATTGCAGACATTGCTCTTTGCCCATTTGAAGCTGTAAAAGTTCGTGTTCAGACACAGCCTGGTTTTGCTAGGGGATTGTCAGATGGATTACCAAAATTCGTAAGATCTGAAGGAACCATGGGGTATGCTATTATCATTGTTGTTAGCACATTCCTTAATCTGTACCTTATAGAACAGATTTTAatattttgttatatttttgCAGCCTGTACAAAGGTTTGGTTCCTCTTTGGGGACGTCAGATTCCATGTAAGTGGGAACCATCTGTCTTCTACTGTTTGTTGTTATTTACTAACTTGCTTATTACCTGGGATATTTTAATAATGCGACTAGGGGTTTGATATCCATATGATTACCCAAATGAGTGAGAAGCGTTTTGATGTTTGCTAGAATTTGTAAAACTTAGGGTCTGTTAGTTGGACCTGTCTTAAAAAACAATAGAAACTCCAAACGCGGGACCTCCCCTCGCTACCCCCTAAAAAGATCGATGGAATAGTTATTTGAGAAAATTAACTTTTCGTTTCTCTGTTAAATAAAACAAATAGAGAGATTTCCTTCTCCACGTATGTTTATTAAATGCGGACAGTCACCTTACTTAGAACTGCAAGAGTTTCTATAATTAGGATCCAATAGGCCCCAGAAGGCCTGGAAGTTGAAGATGGATATATAAGGGCTTATGTTTGGATGCAGCAGTAATTAATTGCCATAGCTGATGGACTTCATCAAAAAAATTGTCATAGCTGATGGAAATTTCTTGTCTCTTTCTCGTTCTGGTAATGGCTTCCTTTTTTGGTTGGTGAAAGCTAGAAAGTTAGCTCTCAAGCACCTTCACTTGTTCGAGCCAAGTAAATAGGGTCACTTGTTGAAATGCTCTGCTTTATATTAAGAACTTATTGCATTTTTCTTTGGAAGACAAAATATTGCACGTAAGCCTATGATCTAAGTACATTGCAAGTTTTAATATGCTTGTTGGCCATTAACATACTATTCCACAAATTTGGGTATTGAACTTTATGGGGAGCTTGGGGAATGAAAGGGGAAGGACAGGACTAGTGGAAGGGGGCAATCAGAGGGAGAGCAGAAGCTTCGGGAGGAAGGGGACATAATAGGGCTTGGATTGGAGTATGATTGGATGGAGGTTGGCGATTTAAGTTAAATGTGTAAATTAGAGTGAGAATGGTTTTTTTCCTTGGGGGGAGCATAGGTCTGGGATTCATTAGTTTCTAAGTTGGATGGTCGAATGATGGAAAATCTTGCGGAATTCTTTGACAACATTCCCTTCTATTCATATGTTTAGATGCTCTTACTCTTCGGAAATACAGTAGGATTCGAGGGTAAGAATTTTTGAACCTTTTTGCTGTTATAACTTGTGATTTAAAGCAATACAGATTAAGGGCTGGGAAGGTCCATGTCATGATGTTTTCTGCTCTTGGTAGGTTTTAGAGGGAGGCCCATTTTTGGTTCAGGTAGAGTCGTCCTAGTAATTCACCCAAAGCTTTCCTTCTTGATTCGGTCTTTCatctatttttttctctttttctactTGCACGACACAAATAAAAGTATAATCCTGCGATGTTGCAGAGCCTGAAACATGATGCCTATTTTAAGACTACTGTGTATTTGTTTTATCAGTGCATATCTGTTTGTGCTATTGTTCTTCTAATTTTGACTTTGTTTTGAGTTACTATTTGTTGTTGGGCATTAAGGATTAAACGTCGTAAATTGCAGATACAATGATGAAGTTTGCGTCCTTTGAGACTATTGTGGAGATGATCTACAAGCATGCAGTCCCAAAGCCTAAAAATGAGTGCAGCAAATCTATGCAACTTGGTATTAGCTTTGCTGGTGGATATATAGCCGGTGTCTTCTGTGCTATTGTATCCCATCCTGCTGACAATCTTGTCTCATTCCTCAACAATGCCAAGGGTGCAACTGTTGGTGATGTAAGCATTTCGAAGCTTCTATCGTTTGTTGCGCCATCTCTCTTTTCGCCTCTTATTTTTTGAAATGTCCTCAAGTCATTAATCTTTCACGCGAAACCCGCCATTTGTTTCTGACAAAAAACTATTTCCTCAGGCCGTGAAGAAGATAGGAGTAGTGGGTCTCTTTACCCGTGGGCTTCCTCTACGTATTGTCATGATTGGAACTCTTACTGGTGCTCAATGGGGAATCTATGATGCTTTCAAGGTTTTTGTTGGGCTGTAAGTGTCTTCTTCTAACACTTAGTTGGACATTCTAAACCTGTCTACCTTTCATGTATCAGTCTG contains:
- the LOC104246204 gene encoding uncharacterized protein, which produces MGSSQSVAVPSEEDEEQEDEEEEDGEHEENDTPDERRQLLGGDDDTTLLKKVLEQEPEMLPCHASASPLSPQLSSFGTPRLGPSIKVWDPYNVLAPPPPLPPPPHFHRTFSSDSVDDDRTLTEVYLISNGECHMNLRPDLIAGRCPEAALTPNGKRQARALAVFLKSQGIRFNSMYTSPLDRARATALSVCQELNFSEERIQSSDALLEMSQGHWEGCHRSDIFTPETISLMERFQPDFSAPSGESLRQVEFRMVQFLNGTVMALPEKFRSDFSPPDQSESQAFSNRGSHALVNSVHDRDGPPSFSSSHWDLHHRNRQGLSRKKSGKSRLQIVTTTGDHEADDEMSPREPINPNSIRDLNVQITTNVSQCIGIFTHSIPIKCLLTALLGCSAMMSSKICIDDSSVTVLQHSWKLGWQIKRMNDTAHLRLL
- the LOC104246203 gene encoding pentatricopeptide repeat-containing protein At3g26782, mitochondrial, translated to MKNTNLAPLCTVSYLCRRQYSTNPNLAKFFNRYLDKSDVFSWNFIIADLARSGDSVEALRAFSSMRKLSLKPNRSTFPCAVKSCSSLSDLTSGKQTHQQALIFGYETDLFVSSALIDMYSKCGQLADARKLFDQIPQKNVVSWTSMITGYVQNDQPHEALSLFKELLAGQAEELVSLDSVSMVSVLSACSRVSGKTLTQGLHGFVTKRGFDEDLGVGNTLIDAYAKCGEVDLSRKMFDVMPAKDIISWNSMIAVYAQHGLSSQALEIFRSLAWDREVDYNAVTLSAVLLACAHSGALQAGKCIHDQVIKMNLEDNVYVATSMIDMYCKCGRLRMARNAFNRMKEKNVKSWSALIAGYGMHGRAREALQVFYEMNLAGVKPNYITFVSVLAACSHAGLLDEGWYWFKAMEPRYCIQPGVEHYACMVDLLGRAGFLAKAYNLIEEMKVTPDFVVWGSLLAACRMHKNVDLGEIAARNLFELDSTNCGYYVLLSNIYADAGRWGDVDKMRILMKNRGLSKPPGFSLLELKGRVHAFLVGDREHPQHEKIYAYLEELSVKLQIAGYVPNMTSDLHDVEEEEKGLTLRVHSEKLAVAFGIMNSVPGSTIQVIKNLRICGDCHTTIKLIAKIVNREIVVRDAKRFHHFKDGLCSCGDYW
- the LOC104246201 gene encoding mitochondrial phosphate carrier protein 3, mitochondrial gives rise to the protein MCFRSKELLGEREEKVFSPLQPSPISPRFRSLSAPSQTHFAMENSRRQSLLPSFLYTPSSFSSFTPKTFAVTENTTSVLPAAQPSSTNKSFVIPAPSEPGKIEMYSPQFYAACTFGGILSCGLTHMAVTPLDLVKCNMQIDPAKYKSISSGFGVLLKEQGAKGFFRGWVPTLLGYSAQGACKFGFYEFFKKYYSDLAGAENAAKYKTLIYLAGSASAEVIADIALCPFEAVKVRVQTQPGFARGLSDGLPKFVRSEGTMGLYKGLVPLWGRQIPYTMMKFASFETIVEMIYKHAVPKPKNECSKSMQLGISFAGGYIAGVFCAIVSHPADNLVSFLNNAKGATVGDAVKKIGVVGLFTRGLPLRIVMIGTLTGAQWGIYDAFKVFVGLPTTGGVAPSAPAASEVAKV